A stretch of Cicer arietinum cultivar CDC Frontier isolate Library 1 chromosome 5, Cicar.CDCFrontier_v2.0, whole genome shotgun sequence DNA encodes these proteins:
- the LOC101503415 gene encoding photosystem I reaction center subunit N, chloroplastic isoform X1, whose translation MAAMNSSVLACTYSISAAVSSDLNAKLISVPSTGVSASKLPLIKAQQLRISESKESRGSDGRRNALALLAATLFTTAAAASNANAGVIEDYLEKSKANKELNDKKRLATSGANFARAYTVQFGTCKFPENFTGCQDLAKQKKVPFISEDLDIECEGKDKYKCGSNVFWKW comes from the exons ATGGCTGCAATGAACTCAAGTGTATTGGCTTGTACCTATTCCATATCTGCTGCCGTTTCTTCTGACCTCAATGCTAAGCTCATTTCCGTTCCATCAACAGGGGTCTCTGCTTCCAAGTTGCCTCTCATCAAAGCTCAGCAACTCAGAATTTCTGAATCAAAAGAGTCTAGAGGAAGTGATGGAAGGAGAAACGCTCTTGCTTTATTGGCAGCTACCCTTTTCACAACTGCTGCTGCAGCCTCTAATGCTAATGCTGGTGTTATTGAAGATTACCTTGAAAAGAGCAAGGCCAACAAG GAATTGAATGACAAGAAGAGGTTAGCCACTAGTGGAGCAAACTTTGCAAGAGCATATACAGTGCAATTTGGTACTTGCAAGTTCCCTGAGAATTTCACTGGTTGCCAAGATCTTGCTAAACAGAAG AAAGTACCATTCATTTCTGAAGATTTGGATATTGAATGCGAAGGGAAGGACAAATACAAGTGTGGTTCTAATGTTTTCTGGAAATGGTGA
- the LOC101503415 gene encoding photosystem I reaction center subunit N, chloroplastic isoform X2, which yields MAAMNSSVLACTYSISAAVSSDLNAKLISVPSTGVSASKLPLIKAQQLRISESKESRGSDGRRNALALLAATLFTTAAAASNANAGVIEDYLEKSKANKELNDKKRLATSGANFARAYTVQFGTCKFPENFTGCQDLAKQKYHSFLKIWILNAKGRTNTSVVLMFSGNGEK from the exons ATGGCTGCAATGAACTCAAGTGTATTGGCTTGTACCTATTCCATATCTGCTGCCGTTTCTTCTGACCTCAATGCTAAGCTCATTTCCGTTCCATCAACAGGGGTCTCTGCTTCCAAGTTGCCTCTCATCAAAGCTCAGCAACTCAGAATTTCTGAATCAAAAGAGTCTAGAGGAAGTGATGGAAGGAGAAACGCTCTTGCTTTATTGGCAGCTACCCTTTTCACAACTGCTGCTGCAGCCTCTAATGCTAATGCTGGTGTTATTGAAGATTACCTTGAAAAGAGCAAGGCCAACAAG GAATTGAATGACAAGAAGAGGTTAGCCACTAGTGGAGCAAACTTTGCAAGAGCATATACAGTGCAATTTGGTACTTGCAAGTTCCCTGAGAATTTCACTGGTTGCCAAGATCTTGCTAAACAGAAG TACCATTCATTTCTGAAGATTTGGATATTGAATGCGAAGGGAAGGACAAATACAAGTGTGGTTCTAATGTTTTCTGGAAATGGTGAAAAGTGA